Below is a window of Longimicrobium terrae DNA.
CCGTCGCGCGGATGATGGCGTCGCCCAGGGCGGGGCGGCGCGCGAACCGGCCGGCGGCCCAGCCCAGCAGCCGCGGGCGGGAAACGAACGCTTCCACCAGGTGCTGCAGCCGCTCCCCGGAGCCGAAGGCATGGCGGCGGGCCCGTTCATAAGGCGCCAGCGACGTCGCGGTCGCGTCCCCCGCCCGGAGCGCGGCATGGAGGGCGTCCGCCGCCAGTTCCGCCCCGCGCAGCGCGCGAAAGATCCCCTGCCCCGTGAACGGATCGTAGTAGCCGGCCGCGTCGCCCACGAGCAGCGCGCCATCCGCCACGGCGCGGCGGACGGGCCAGTCGAACGGGCCCGTCGCCAGCACCTCGTCCAGCCGCTCGGCATTCAGCCCGCAGCGGCGCAGGGCGCGGTCGAAGTACGCGTCGCGGTCTCCACCGACCGCGTGCATCTCGTCCCCGGTGACGACGACGGTCACGTTCGCGCGCCCGCCATCCACCTGCGCGATGCCCACACAGCCGGCGGCGAGCGTACGCAACTCCCCGCGTCCGCCCAGCGGCTCCGCGAGGCGCACGTGCGCGGTGAGCGCGAGCTTGCGCAGGCGCGGCGGCCGGCGGAGCAGCTCCAGCCGGCGGACGACGATGGACCGCAGCCCGTCCGCGCCCACGACGACGCGCGACGCGATCTCCGTCCCGTCCTCCAGCACGACGCCGGTGACGCGCGTTCCATCGCGTTGCAGATCCACGACTTTCGCTCCCGTGCGCACCTCCGCCCCGGCGTCGCGCGCGTGGTCCACCAGCAGCGCGTCCAGCACCTCGCGGCCGAGTCCCAGCCCGTGCACGCCGGAGGGAAAGCGGCCCAGAAAGGCGCGCCCGTCCGCCGCGGCGATGCGCCAGCCGTCCAGCCGCGCGGGGTCCGCCGCCAGCACGCGGTCCAGCGCGCCGAGCCGCTGGAGCGCCGCGACGCCCGCCGGGTTCACGCATTCCCCGCACGGTTTCCGCCGCGGAAAGGCCGCGCGGTCCAGCAGCAGGACGGCAAATCCATCCGCCGCCAGGCGCGCGGCCGTCGCGCTCCCGGCCGGCCCGCCGCCGACGACGACCGCGTCCCAGGCGCTCACGTCCGTTCTCCGCGCCAGGTGAGCGCCACGCGAAACGGGGCGTGCGTGTGAACGCGCGCCCCGGCCAGCCCCGCCGCGCGGGCCGCATCCATCAACTCCGCCGGGGTGAACGCCCGACGTACGGAAAGCGGCCCGTCGTGGCGCGTAACGGGATGCGTGCGCCACACCGTCGCCGCCAGCAGGTTGGCCCCCAGCAGCGCCGGCCGCGAGCGCCGGAGGTCGTTCACGATCCCGCCGACGCGCCCCACGCGCCCCATCTCCCGCAGCACCGCCGCGACGTCCGCAGGATCATCGAAATGGTGCAGCGCGGTGGAGCAGATCACGACATCGAACGCACCATCTTTGTACGGGAGCGCCAGCGCGTCCGCCGCCTCCGCCCGCACGTCCGGTATGCCCGCGACGCGCTCCCGGGCGACGGCCAGCGTGGTGGGATGCAGGTCGGTGGCGACGATCTCCACCCGCGTTCCGCGCGCGCGTGCCCACCGCGCGATGGCGAGCGGGATGTCCGCGGAGCCGGTCGCCACATCCAGAATGCGCCACCGGCGAGGCGGCTCCGCATCCACCAGCGCGCGCAGGTGATGGAGAACGACGCGCGTGCCGCCCAGCCAGCGGTTCACCCCGCGCAGATCCGCCAGGCTGCGGGCCAGCTCGGCCGCGTCCTGGCCGGGTTCGTCCATCCGCTCGGCGCCGGCGGAGCGCGGAAGCGAGGTCACGGCTGCTCTCCGGCCACCTTGTCGGGGGCGGCGGAGCGCGGCTCCACGTGCACCACCACGTGCCGCGCGCCCAGCCGCTCGCGTACCGCCTGCTCCACCGCGTCCGACACCTCGTGCGCGTCCTCCAGCCCCATTTCCGTGGGGACGACGATGGTCAGCTCCGCGAAGCGGGCGCCCTGCCGGCCGCGCGAGCGCACGTCGTAGGCGCTTTCCACGCCCGTGGTCCCCTGGGCGATGCGCAGGATCTCCGACGGCTCCACCGCGCGCTCGTCCACCAGCACGGGGACGGCGGCGCGCAGGATCTCCCACCCGGTGCGCAGGATGAGCACGGCCACCACCAGCGCCGTCCACGCGTCCGCGCCGCGCCAGCCGAAGCGCACCAGAATGAGGCCCACCAGGACGGCCAAGGTCACGAAGACGTCCGCGCGCAGGTGCGCCGCGTCCGCCAGCAGCAGCTCGCTCCCCAGCTCGCGCCCCTTTCGCCGCTCGTACTCCGAGGCGATGACGCCCACGACGAGCGACGCGACCATCACCGCCGCGCCCAGCCAGGTATCCACCTGCTCCTCGCCGCCGTGCCGCAGCCGTTCAATGGCCGTCCGCACCAGTTCGAACACGCTGATGGACAGAAAGGCGACCATCGCCAGCGCGCCCAGCGCCTCGAACTTCTCGTGTCCGTAGGGATGAAGTTCGTCCGGCTCCTGCGCGGCCACGCGCGCCAGGACGATGGCGACCAGCGTCGTCATCACGTCCAGCCCGGAATCGAAGGCGCCGCCCAGCACGGCCAGCGAGCCGGACATCAAGCCCGCCGCCGTCTTGCCGGCGACCAGGATCAGGCTTACGCCCAGCACCACGTTGAGCACGCGGCGCACTTCGCGCGCACGCTCCGGCCCGGGCGCCATCGCCGCCGTGCTCACGTCATCGCCTCCCGCAGCCGCGCGGCCGCGTCCGTCATGGCCGCGTCCAGCGGCTCCGGATCCATGGTCATCAGCCGCCCGTCGCGGTAGAGAACCTGCCCCCCCACGGCGGTGAGGATGACGTCGGTGCCGCGCGCGGCGTGAAAGACGGCGGCGAGCGGATCGTGCACCGGCCGGGCGTGCGGCGCGGCGAGAGAAACGGCGCACAGGTCCGCGGCCTTGCCCGGCTCCAGCGTACCGATGGTATCCGCCATCCCCAGCGCCTCCGCGCCATCGATTGTGCAAAGCCGCAGCAGGTCCGCCGGCGGCATGATGTCGCTGCGGCCCAGCCGTCCGCGATGAAGGATGGAGGCGATGCGCGCCTCTTCCATCAGGTCCAGCCGGTTGTTGCTGCCGACGGAATCCGTCCCCAGCCCCACGCGCACCTGTGCCGCGCGCATCTCCGTGTACGGCGCCACACCGTGCCCCAGCCGCGCGTTGGCGACGGGACAGTGCGCCACCGCGGAGCCGCTGTCCGCCACGCGCCGGATGTCGTCACCATCCAGCAGCACGCAGTGGATGAGCAGCGGGCGGGCGCGCAGCACCCCCAGGCGGTCCAGCATCTCCACCGTGCTCCGTCCCCGCGGCGGCGTGGCGATTCCCCGCGCGCGCAGCCCCGGCGCAAAATCCCCCTCACCGGACTGCACGAGGAGGTGTTCGATGTGGGACTCCGCCGCGTGGACGGCCATCGGCAGCCCCTCCGCCACGGCGTACTCGCCCGCGGCGCGAAAGAGATCGTCCGACACGGTGTAGGGTGCGTGCGGCGAGATGCCGATGCGCACGCGATCGCATTCGAAGGCCCGCAGGCAGTCGATGGCCTCGCGCAGCCCGTCCATCGATTCCGCGCACTGCGACGGGTCCGGCCCGAACACCTCCTGAAAGACCACGCCGCGCAGCCCCGTCTCGCACAGCGCCGCCGCCGACGCGCCGGACGACTCCGTCGCGGCCAGCGTGGTGATGCCGGAGCGCAGCGCCTCCACCATGGTCCACCGCGCCGCGGCGTGAAAGTCCGCGTCCGTAAGCGCCGCCCGCTTGGCGCCGACCAGCCGCAGGATCCAGTCGCGGAAATTCAGATCCTCAAGCGCGCCGCGGAACATGGCGAGCTCGGGATGGGCGTGCACGTTGACGAGGCCGGGCATGAGCGCCGCCATCCCCAGGTCGTCCACCACGGCGCCCTCGGGCGGCTCGATGGCCGTCGCGGGGCCGACCGCCGCGATCAGGCCGTCCGTCCCCACGAGGACGGCGCCGTCGCGGATGGGATCGCCGCAGGCGGGAAGCACCCATGCGGCGCGGTACAGGGTCAGCGGAAGCTCGGGCATTCTGGGCGGTGCGTCGGTGGATCAGGCGCGAAAGCGCGCCGCGGCGTTGCAAGGAGCAGGCGCGCGCGGCGGAACGGGAAAATAGCCCCCGCGCCGCGCCCGCGCGACGGCGCCGAATCCGACACAGGTGGGCTGAAAGACGATCGTCACGGAGAGCAAAAGACAAATATCACGCAGAGCAGCAGAGGAGCAGAGAACGGCAAACAGAAAAAGGGAAACGGAGGTGAATCCGTTTCCCCTGTCCTTTCTCTGCTGCTCTGCTGCTCTGCGTGAGGCTCTTCCGTTCCTCAGTCCGGAAAGCTGAACAGCGACGCGGAAAGCGCCCGGCGCGAACTGCGGCGAAGCTGCGCGTCTT
It encodes the following:
- a CDS encoding amidohydrolase family protein produces the protein MPELPLTLYRAAWVLPACGDPIRDGAVLVGTDGLIAAVGPATAIEPPEGAVVDDLGMAALMPGLVNVHAHPELAMFRGALEDLNFRDWILRLVGAKRAALTDADFHAAARWTMVEALRSGITTLAATESSGASAAALCETGLRGVVFQEVFGPDPSQCAESMDGLREAIDCLRAFECDRVRIGISPHAPYTVSDDLFRAAGEYAVAEGLPMAVHAAESHIEHLLVQSGEGDFAPGLRARGIATPPRGRSTVEMLDRLGVLRARPLLIHCVLLDGDDIRRVADSGSAVAHCPVANARLGHGVAPYTEMRAAQVRVGLGTDSVGSNNRLDLMEEARIASILHRGRLGRSDIMPPADLLRLCTIDGAEALGMADTIGTLEPGKAADLCAVSLAAPHARPVHDPLAAVFHAARGTDVILTAVGGQVLYRDGRLMTMDPEPLDAAMTDAAARLREAMT
- a CDS encoding cation diffusion facilitator family transporter, with product MSTAAMAPGPERAREVRRVLNVVLGVSLILVAGKTAAGLMSGSLAVLGGAFDSGLDVMTTLVAIVLARVAAQEPDELHPYGHEKFEALGALAMVAFLSISVFELVRTAIERLRHGGEEQVDTWLGAAVMVASLVVGVIASEYERRKGRELGSELLLADAAHLRADVFVTLAVLVGLILVRFGWRGADAWTALVVAVLILRTGWEILRAAVPVLVDERAVEPSEILRIAQGTTGVESAYDVRSRGRQGARFAELTIVVPTEMGLEDAHEVSDAVEQAVRERLGARHVVVHVEPRSAAPDKVAGEQP
- a CDS encoding methyltransferase domain-containing protein — encoded protein: MTSLPRSAGAERMDEPGQDAAELARSLADLRGVNRWLGGTRVVLHHLRALVDAEPPRRWRILDVATGSADIPLAIARWARARGTRVEIVATDLHPTTLAVARERVAGIPDVRAEAADALALPYKDGAFDVVICSTALHHFDDPADVAAVLREMGRVGRVGGIVNDLRRSRPALLGANLLAATVWRTHPVTRHDGPLSVRRAFTPAELMDAARAAGLAGARVHTHAPFRVALTWRGERT
- a CDS encoding FAD-dependent monooxygenase, coding for MSAWDAVVVGGGPAGSATAARLAADGFAVLLLDRAAFPRRKPCGECVNPAGVAALQRLGALDRVLAADPARLDGWRIAAADGRAFLGRFPSGVHGLGLGREVLDALLVDHARDAGAEVRTGAKVVDLQRDGTRVTGVVLEDGTEIASRVVVGADGLRSIVVRRLELLRRPPRLRKLALTAHVRLAEPLGGRGELRTLAAGCVGIAQVDGGRANVTVVVTGDEMHAVGGDRDAYFDRALRRCGLNAERLDEVLATGPFDWPVRRAVADGALLVGDAAGYYDPFTGQGIFRALRGAELAADALHAALRAGDATATSLAPYERARRHAFGSGERLQHLVEAFVSRPRLLGWAAGRFARRPALGDAIIRATGDVRPVRSLFSPALIARLVA